The following proteins are encoded in a genomic region of Nicotiana sylvestris chromosome 4, ASM39365v2, whole genome shotgun sequence:
- the LOC138889534 gene encoding uncharacterized protein, with the protein MITESSFVQPVVPLFDRHYDHWMMLMENFLPSKEYWGLVEDGIPAATEGMTDAQKKNIDDQRLKDLKPKNFLFQALDRSVLETILKKETAKDIWDSMKQKYQGNTRVKREQLQSLRKEFKILHMKVGEIVNEFFARTLTIANKLKTNGEDKGDAGVVENILRSMTPKFNYVCMSSIVADEQALKIAHGEQSGGRGQGFGRGGREKGRGRFDKATVECYNYHKLGHFQWECPQKEKVTNYAETQ; encoded by the exons ATGATAACAGAGAGTTCCTTTGTCCAACCGGTAGTACCGTTGTTTGATAGGCACTATGATCATTGGATGATGCTTATGGAGAATTTTCTACCATCGAAGGAATATTGGGGCCTTGTGGAGGATGGGATTCCTGCAGCAACAGAAGGTATGACTGATGCACAGAAGAAGAACATTGATGATCAAAGATTGAAAGACTTGAAACCAAAAAACTTTCTGTTTCAAGCATTAGATCGTTCAGTGTTAGAAACAATTCTGAAAAAGGAGACTGCAAAGGATATATGGGATTCTATGAAGCAAAAATATCAGGGTAATACACGAGTTAAGAGAGAACAATTACAATCTCTTCGCAAAGAGTTTAAAATTCTGCACATGAAGGTAGGAGAAATCGTGAATGAATTTTTTGCTCGAACTCTCACCATTGCTAACAAGTTAAAAACAAATGGTGAAGACAAAGGAGATGCAGGGGTCGTGGAAAATATCTTGAGATCCATGACTCCCAAGTTCAATTATGTT TGCATGAGCTCTATAGTTGCGGATGAACAAGCCTTAAAGATTGCTCATGGAGAACAATCTGGTGGAAGGGGTCAAGGCTTTGGAAGGGGAGGTCGTGAAAAGGGAAGAGGAAGATTTGACAAAGCTACAGTGGAGTGTTACAACTATCACAAGCTAGGACATTTTCAATGGGAGTGTCCACAAAAGGAAAAAGTGACCAATTATGCAGAAACCCAATGA